Proteins from a genomic interval of Odontesthes bonariensis isolate fOdoBon6 chromosome 7, fOdoBon6.hap1, whole genome shotgun sequence:
- the LOC142383642 gene encoding troponin I, fast skeletal muscle-like translates to MSEKKMTSSRRHHLKSLMLQIAAAWLEQEKKDIEAAKEAYMAENCPDPDLSGDQAALMEICKKLHQAIDKIDESRYDTEAKVEKSDKEIGDLKLKVVELAGVKKPALKKVRMSADAMLQALLGGKHKVTMDLRANLKQVKKEVKEESTEAVGDWRKNIEDKADRKKMFETS, encoded by the exons atgtcTGA aaagaaaatgACATCCAGCCGTCGGCATCATCTGAAG AGTTTGATGCTgcagattgctgctgcttggctTGAGCAGGAGAAAAAGGACATAGAAGCTGCAAAAGAGGCCTATATGGCTGAGAACTGCCCAGACCCTGACCTAAGCGGAGACCAGGCTGCCCTTATG GAAATCTGCAAGAAGCTCCATCAGGCCATCGACAAAATTGATGAATCAAGGTATGATACCGAGGCTAAGGTCGAGAAGAGCGACAAAGAG ATTGGGGATCTGAAGCTGAAGGTGGTGGAGCTCGCTGGAGTGAAGAAACCTGCTCTGAAGAAGGTGCGAATGTCTGCTGATGCCATGCTGCAGGCCCTGCTGGGAGGAAAACACAAGGTGACCATGGACCTGAGAGCCAACCTGAAGCAGGTCAAGAAGGAGGTCAAAGAGGAG TCAACAGAGGCAGTGGGCGACTGGCGTAAAAACATTGAGGACAAGGCAGACAGGAAGAAGATGTTCGAGACTTCCTAA
- the LOC142383643 gene encoding troponin I, fast skeletal muscle-like, which translates to MSEKKMTSSRRHHLKSLILQIAQGWLEQEKKDIAAAKEAYMAEHCPAPEMSGDQAALMEFCKKLAAIIDKIDEERYDAEAKVMKADKELEDLKIKVVDLIGVKKPALKKVRMSADTMLQALLGSKHKVTMDLRSNLKQVKKEVKEESTEAGDWRKNIEDKADRKKMFEAA; encoded by the exons ATGTCTGA GAAAAAGATGACATCCAGCCGCAGGCATCACCTGAAG AGCCTGATCCTGCAGATCGCTCAGGGCTGGTTAGAGCAGGAGAAAAAGGACATTGCTGCTGCCAAGGAGGCGTACATGGCAGAGCATTGTCCTGCTCCAGAGATGAGTGGAGATCAGGCTGCTCTGATG GAATTCTGCAAGAAGCTCGCTGCTATCATTGACAAGATTGATGAAGAGAGATATGATGCCGAGGCCAAAGTTATGAAGGCTGATAAAGAG CTCGAAGACCTGAAGATCAAAGTTGTGGACCTGATTGGTGTGAAGAAACCTGCCCTAAAGAAAGTGCGCATGTCTGCAGACACCATGCTGCAGGCCCTGCTGGGCTCCAAACACAAGGTGACCATGGATCTGAGGTCCAACCTGAAGCAGGTGAAGAAAGAAGTCAAAGAGGAG TCGACAGAAGCGGGTGATTGGCGTAAGAACATTGAGGACAAGGCTGACAGGAAGAAGATGTTCGAGGCCGCCTAA
- the LOC142383641 gene encoding troponin I, fast skeletal muscle-like, whose protein sequence is MSEKKMNSSRRHHLKSLILSIAANWIEQEKKDLVVAKEAYMNESCPAPNLSGDQAALMETCKKLHALIDKVDEDRYDLEAKVGKANKEIDDLKIKVVELAGVKKPALKKVRMSADAMLKALLGSKHTVNMDLRANLKQVKKEVKEEPAEAVGDWRKNIEDKADRKKMFETS, encoded by the exons ATGTCTGA GAAAAAGATGAATTCCAGCCGCAGGCATCATCTGAAG AGTTTGATCCTGTCGATTGCGGCAAACTGGATTGAACAGGAGAAAAAGGACCTTGTAGTTGCAAAAGAAGCTTACATGAATGAAAGTTGTCCCGCTCCCAACCTGAGTGGAGACCAGGCTGCCCTCATG GAAACCTGCAAAAAGTTGCACGCCCTCATTGACAAAGTGGATGAAGATAGGTATGACCTGGAGGCCAAAGTGGGCAAGGCTAATAAAGAG ATCGATGACCTGAAGATAAAAGTTGTGGAATTGGCTGGTGTCAAGAAGCCCGCTCTCAAGAAAGTGCGCATGTCCGCTGACGCCATGCTTAAAGCTCTGCTGGGCTCCAAACACACAGTCAACATGGACCTGAGAGCCAACCTGAAGCAAGTCAAGAAGGAGGTGAAAGAGGAG CCTGCAGAGGCAGTCGGTGACTGGCGTAAGAACATTGAGGACAAAGCTGACAGGAAGAAGATGTTTGAGACCTCCTAA